The Branchiostoma lanceolatum isolate klBraLanc5 chromosome 3, klBraLanc5.hap2, whole genome shotgun sequence DNA segment aaccggattctcctctttagactgggAACGGGAGGCGAACTAGTCCAGTTAAAGTGGACTAGTTCGGGTAAAGTAGACTCAGTGTAAAGCCACCCTAAATGACTCACCCCAAGCCATTGCAATTTTGAGGATTACAAAAATCGGTGGCAGTCAAGGAACCTAATTCCTTTTGTGCACAGTTTTGCCAAATGATGACTTCAAATTTCAATAGATAATTCAGAGTAAGAAAAGAACTGCACATTTTAAATGTATTAATTTGTATTATCAACTGGGAGTCACATGTACCACAAGTTGGCCAATGTACTGTTAGTAACAGGCATGTTCAGATTTCAAGATGAgttgtggaaaaaaaatttCTTGAGCAATAAAGACCCTTGTGTTTGTGTCTTACTTAGTCAACATATTTGAATTAGGTTGCATccaaacaacgttaacagacTAAACGTCTGAAAATACCACTAACAGTCTACATTGACATATGTTACAGACATACTTTTGCAACTCCAGGCACTCTTTGCCCCCTGGTTTAAGTTGCACAAAGTTAACTTTTAATTATAGAATTGCAATATGAAACCTTGATTTCTTATCTTCATAAGCTGTAGTTATTTTATGATGTGTGTTTTTCCAAAGTGCCTGTCCTGGCTCGCAGATGCCAGTACTTTTTTGAATGGACTTTTGCGTttatatgatattgttttatcatAGCAGTGATTCTTTGGGCTATGTGAGCTTATTCTTTCAAGATGTTTTTCCACTTAGTCTGGAGAATCtttcaatgtacaatgtatgtactcAGTCAATTTAGGTTAGCTACCTGCTTGCAACCCATGGGCAGTTCTAGGTATGAAAATGTCTGTCAGATAACAACTGGCTGTACAGCAGACTGTAGCTGTACAGCTCTAGATATGGAAATGACTGTCAGATAGCTGCTGGTTCATGTATCTATGTAACAAGTTAACTTACTGCTGCACAGTGGACTGTAGGTGTCTGTTGATATCCACACCTTGTGGGTCTAAACTTTATTTGAAAACTTGTTCATTTTTCTGCCTTATTGGTCTCCTTTttgccatttacatgtacttgtcatttTCTTACACATTGTTGTGTCCGCTTTTATTTTCAAGACAGAGGGCACCATGAAGAATACTAGAAGTAAGGATTGTAGatgaaggtacatttgtatcaggcCCAGATGAAGATGCCTAATACTTTCAGTTCCTCCTAAATGATTGATACAGTCTTCCATTGAACTGAGACCCAAGAGATAAACTGGTTATTACTAATGTATTAGTGTAACCTCACCAATAAGTCTTGCAAGAGAGACTAATCAAGAATTGTCTTCCTCAGATTGGAGTAAGATTATCCCTATCCCATGATAATTCCCTCTCGATAACACACAGTTAACAGGACCCTGGTTGTAGGACATAGTTACCAGGATATTCTGCTCAACATGCTTTAGATGAGCTAAGCAATGTTGCTCATCTATCAAACATGAATCTGTTTTATTATTTCATTACCCTTCCAAAATTACCATTGCTATTTTTAGCATGGAGCTCCTTTTACAGTATGATAAAATCAGGAAATGGGCTTCATTTCTCTGAAGAGATCAGCTTTGATATAATTACATTGTAATCTGTTGTAATCAGATGACAAATGTTGCAGCCCTTTGATAATGAGAAATGTAGATGTGCTGAGAAACCAATCAGAAAAATATCATGGTTCACAGACTGTTTATGTGCACGTGCGCAGAATTTAGTAAAGTTTAAAAGTTTTATTAATAAGAATAATTAAGGGAATTTAACTGTATATTTTCAGGTACCAATTATTTGTTTTATATGTCAAAGGTAAGGTATATGCTGGATAAGCAGCATCTCTCTTTTTTATAATACTTTCCAGGGAGGTTTTCAATTTAAAGTTGTCTTCACTCCTTTTTGttgtcaaattttcaacattgtTCACAGCAACAAAATGCATAGAATGTATTTTCAACACAACAGATCAGCACAAATCTCCTTATAGAACCCTTAATATATTAATGACCCTTTGGAAATCACAAGACTGAGATTATTTTGTAAGACCTTCATACTTTCCAGGGCTTAAATGGAATTTATATTTCAGTGTCCCAGTAATAAGATCCATCTCTTACAAGATAATTTTATCACCTGGCTTTTTATGGGGTATTGTGACTGAAAAATATCTTACATTTCTGTGGTGCCCATTGTCAAGAATGCCACTGTGACCTTTTGACTGGGATTATGTCAAATCTGAAATAATCCTATGATTTAAAAACCAATCTGAAAGTGACCAAACCTGATCTTCTGAAATTACAGCTCAAATCTCATGTGACCTACTGTAGTCCTTTTTTGTTGATTAGTCCCATATTCCAATTTCACAAATTTAGGGCCTTCCAagcaaaattaactttttcaaGACACTTTTTTCTTGATACAATATCCCTGTAGGTGGTATCAGTTCTCTGAAAAGGCAAGTTGCATTATTGTTCAATATCTCTGTGAGTTTCACCAGTTCATTTCCTGATGAATTGTGATCAAGTCCAGATATTTACATTTAAGAAATCTAAGCAGTTCCTTAAAAATAGATAATGCTCCAGGCCACAAGGAAACTCATGTTTTTGTAATGAAATTTTTCAACATGTATTGAAAGTACTGTCAGGAAATATTATCAGTTCTCTCAGAGGCGGTGTAGGCTGTTTGTTGTCTTGGGAACATGCTGTCCTGTAAAGATGGTGCAGTTACCAAAATGCTCCCAGGCAAACATACGGTCAAGTCAGGGATGGATCAGGGAGAATGGGAGGCAGAattaattttgtttgaaaatattgaatCATATGTAATTTGTTTAGTAACAGCAGCTTGTTCCAATGCCTTCTGTTagtctttttgtgtttttccaatcaaacaatcattatgttttgctcTCCTCCTGTTGCAATTTCTAAGGTTTCATACAGCACCTTATACGCTGTACTTGGGTGATTTAGGTGCATGTCTACAGAATTTAGTACAGTCAGCTAAAATAGCTTATGAGGGGTACTCTCATGTATGAAGTATTTGTTTCCCACTGCCccttaagaagaaaaaaaaactgatatgAGCTATGAATGCTGTGCAAATCTATCCACCACTGCCTGTTACTAACAACAGCTGGCATAAGCTATTTTGATTAGAACTAATCCGAGACATTGACTGATACAGAGCAGGGTTTCCTTACTGGAGGCCAGGGGATTGTTTCTGTCTGATCTTAACAGTGAAGTTGTCCAGACTTGTGGTGATTGCAGAGAAACGGAAGAAGTCAATCAGATAATGGGGCCTTTTATTTTACGCCCCATAATTGCCTACCTTGCTCTCGAACTCTCCAAGACCACACACGTAGGAATAGTCTAGACAGTGTGTAGCCATTAGTTGGCAATGTTAGGTGATGGCAGTCCATTTGGACAAATAACACTAAGTCTTGAATCAAAGTTGACCGCTGAAGCTCAATTTTGCTGATGCCTGACTGTTAGGTTAGAAGATTGCAGGCACCACACTTTAAACAAAATGAATGTGTCTATTTTAGCACTAACCCACCCTAACAGTTGCTATGATGCATCATCAAATCATTGTTGTCAGTACTTTGTCATCAGTGCAATAACTGTTATTCCAAACCATTTTTTACTGTCAACTGATGCTTCCAGTTAACTTATTTCTATTGAATAGCGCAACAATGTTGTAAACAGTTATAGTTCATGAATGTTGCAGAAACATCATGTACAGCATTTCTTATGTGTCGCAATGGAGCAGCAatacattcagcaccatggacagtagTAGAAGTAATCACTGTATGAATGGCCCACAAATGTACTGCCTATCAGTAGACTTGTCAATTCCAAGTGTCATGGCTACCTTTATGTCCATTTTGTAGCCTTTCAAGAGTGCCCTATCTTATTGGTGCTGTACATCCTCCAGAGCTCCGTACGTCCCTCAGAGCACTAAAGCTTAAACTTTAAGTGCTCGTTCAACACAGACGCCCACGGAAGATTAGTAAATGTACCACGGGCCACCAACTCCTCCCTCACCAATTTGCTTCTGTAAGCCCAGCCCACGGTCATGGTGATTTCAACAATTTTGTCTAACAAGGTCTTAAAGAAGATCAATACACACAAAGACATAGACCTGCACAGGGTTGgtcaacttccagtttattttaCAAGTTATCCAGAGTCTGACAATATGGTATTTCTAGACAATATGCCTGTATGTAGTAGACTTACGATACAGCTCTTGGAGctaattcaaatacatgtatattacaatgAGACATGTATATCACAGTTATATAAGCTTTGTACATGTCGGCGCTACCAAAACATCTAATCTTTAGCATATTTACAGTATGCATGAGAAACAAATTAAACTTATTCAATTCCTTTGTGAAGCTGTATCTTATAGATTGATCCGCTAAGCATGTCTCTCTCActtttacatgtatctcttcTATAAAAGGCATATTTGGATCAAACCAAGCAAAAACTTAAATGgtaattttttgtaattttgtctGCAGCATAGACCATACAATGTATCTTATAGGTGGGTTATTTTCTCCCTGAAATTTTCTATTCATAAATGTCAGGTCTAGCCCATTTCCATAGCATGTTGGTGCAGTACATAGTCAGCGCTTAGTAGTTTTATAGATAGAAAAGTCTCACTATATGTACTTatcacacatgtatgttttaaagACTGTAACCCTCTGCCAGAAGTAACCAGTGCTTGAATTCACGCTATGCATTATTATTCATATCTATCAAGTCAAAATCATGGCGTAACAAAATTTATGTCGTTCAGTAACCAGACAATTATGAAAAACTAGTTTTCTCCCTTGAAACACATCTATGATAATTTGTTGTCAACAACACATTATGTCACTAATTATCTGGTTGTTAGAGAAAGAACTTAACGACACATAAGTTAccaaacatgtacttgtatttgtaattaTAACTTTGACATTCTGGTAAACATCTAGACAAAATGTATTGTGTATCACAACTTTATCTAATGATGAAAACATCAGTCTAATTACAGGAAAGCACATGCCTCGTGCACTTAATGAGTCAAACAAAATAGTGTGTTGCAAATAATGGCTCTTCCTCTGGTAAATAGTGCCTTATCTGCCATTTTAGTCACATTGACATCACAGGGTAATAATGACAGTTAACAAATGATCTTTTACAGCATCATAATTACGAATGTTACTTTGGAGAGATGGATTAACCTAGTCTAATCGCTATTCATCTTATAGCTTCAGCAACGAGGAACTAGCATATCATTGATTTCTGGCCCTGTGAGATTTCCTCCATTTTTGTCCTTATCATTTTGGTGCAGATGCAATAATGATATGTTTTACACATCAATGAATCCAACTCAACCATTGCTGATCCATGCATGGGTTGGGGAGCCGCAGTGCCCGCAAAAGCAGTTATctgaacacatgtacagtttcgATGTTGGCCTCATCGCTCTGATCATCAGAAAGTTTTTCCATTTCTTCCATCTCCTGCTCCACGTAGGAGACAGCACACCGCTGGCGATGGTGGTCGATCATGGTTCGGTAGTATTGTACATGTTCTCTTCGAGTGTAAGGCGGAGGCTTGGGTTGAGGTGGAAAGGTGGCACGCCAACATGGCACATTATTGTAGCTGCACTCCAGGTTGATAAAACCTCTCTCGGAGCACAATTCATCGTTACAACAACAGAGAAGCCAGCGTAGGCACTTGAATCTCCTCTCTTGCTCCTCATTTGAGATGGATGCAGTAGTGCCTTTTGTAGCCCTATAACCTGATCTCCTGATACAGCAGGCACCActcagacaacaacaaaatatgtgcCTACACTCACAGCTTTTggtttcttcatcatcatcatcactgagTGGGCTTTCAATGGGTAAGCGATTATGAGGCCTCCTTGGTTTAAGCATTTTGACCTTTGCCTGTTGATGCTTCTTCAGACTCTTTGATAGCTTGTGGCTACGGTAGATAGCATTAAAGTTTGATACTACTACAGTGGTAGGTAGAGTTATAAGTAGCACACCACTCAAAGCGCATACACCAGCTATTACCTTTCCTTGAATAGTGTTGGGTACCATGTCACCATACCCAAGTGTTGTCATAGTTACAATGCTGTACCAGAATGATCTGGGCACACTGGTGAATACAGAGTTAGGTTCATCTCTCTCTGCATAGTACATCATTGTTGAAGATACAACAACTCCCATGAAAAGGGCAAATAAGAGAAAGGTCAGCTCACCATAACAACGTCTTAACGTGTGCACCAAAATTCGCAGACCACGGGAGTACCACTGGCACTTGAATATTCTGAAGACGCGGAAAACACGTAACGTCATGAGGGACTTTCCTGTTCCTATCTGTACGACAAAGAGTCCAATGTAATATGGTACCATCGCCAGCACGTCTACAACACTCATTAAACTCGTGACGAACTGACAACGGTTTGGTGCTGAAAACAGGCGCAGCATATACTCCAGAGTGAAGATGACGATGCAGGCGCTCTCTATGGCTGTGAAGATCAAGGCATACTTCTCCCCCAGTGGCAACTGATCTCTTAAACTCCCGTACACAGTTTCCAGCACACTGCTGAATATGGACGTTACGATGCATATCCCCACCACATAGTAGATGGCAGGCCCAAGTAAAGTGAACTGGGGACGGTCAAACATCAACCATATTTTCTCCCGGAAAGTCTTTGGTTTTTGAACTGCTGGTAAGACCTTCTCCTGGAATCGGTTTTCCTGCTCGTGCATTTCATGCTCGTAGTCTTCAAAGCAACATTCCTCCAGAAGGTCAGGAAGAATGCCCCAGAAGGCCAGTTCCTCGTTATAGGAAGTCACACAGATGGCCCTGTTGTAGTGTAACTTCCCAGTCTGGTAAAACTGAAGAACAATCCGGAATACCTCAGGATCACGATCAAAGAAATACTCATTGTTTTTCTCATCCAGGTAGTTATCTTTCTTGTCTCCTCCAAGCAGGGTGCTGGGAAACTTGTTCAGATGGCTCTGCCATGTTTTAAACTTCTGCCCACTGACATTAAAAATCACCTTCTTTTCCCCCGTGTGACTGACAAACTTTGGCCTTTCTGGTCGGGAGAATATCAGTCCCAGATTTACCGAGGATTTGCGTCGACTCGATGTCCACGAGGCAGCAGTagcagccatcttggaagtGCATAGTACTCTAACAGTATGTCACTCCTGACTGGAATCCAAATCTTGGATGTTATATAAGAGATCCCTCCTAGCAATGCTGACTTTGTTCTATGAATGTGTATTCCTAATTATATCATAATTGAATCTGGAGCCTGTGTCTGTGCTCTCAGATGTTATGAGACCCAGAATAGGCCTGAAGGACAAGTCACGATGTTCTCCGCAGGCTCAGCTCATCAGATGACTCAGGTACCGCACATCATGCATAAAATATGATACAGACAAGTCACTGGTAGAAACAGCTTTGTATAGTATGACAGCAATGTTTGCTACTGGGGAATGTTTTCTTTCCAATAATACCTAATCTTCAAACAGTCTGGTTTATAAGTCTTCCCTCTGCACATGTTTCCATTCCTTTCATGTACAAAGTGGTCCATTCATCCAGTGCTGTTTGCATGATATAGAGCTACAAGTTGAAAGAAAGACAGTCAAAAGTTCACACAACTGTTGCAACAAGCTCAGTCTTTTGTCTTGCTGTCAGCTCTGCAACATAGTTCTCCTAGCTTCAGTCTGAGATGTATATATGAGAACCTGGCAGTGGCACCCCATCCATCTTGTGTCAGTACAACTGATTGAGCTGTTGTGGAACTTCTCAGTTGTTCCAGACGTCTAATAGATTTATCCGTTGATGGGATTACCTTCAACTGCAATTACAGAAAGAAGCTTGGCTGCCTGCCTGTCCGCCCACTCTTGACTAATGAACTGAAACTTCAGGTTCAACACGTCTCTAAGGGGTAGGCCAGCAGTGCAAAGCAATGTTCTTCATAGAGTTGTGAGTCCAGCCAGTTGGATGATAAGATGCTAGCCAGACATCCCTTCTGAGTTCAGGTTCCTGAAACATGTAAGATGTACTGTGTTATACTCAAAAAAGGGACACAAACTGATTATTGTATTGCATACACATATCCTACATGTTGTATTATTTAGATTATGAAAATTTACATGCAAGCAATCTGATAATAGTTTTtggtatgtacattgtaggttGGCAATGCATTATAAGTGGATATTCATGATTATTTCTGCCTGCACCATTCAACTTACATGCACAAAGAGCTATTCTTGACCAGCAACTTTTTAGACTACAAAAACCTTTGAACCACGTACTTCCTGACACCATTTGTTTGCCTGATGCCTCTTTTTTGTCTGCTTTGTCCCTTGGAATATTAAAGTATTTGACCTACATACTACTCAGCAGTTGGTAAGCAGTATCTATGCATGGCTATTGATGAAGTAGTAAGCACCAGCCTGTTGCAATGTCCTATGAGTATATGTTATCTAGAAAATAAAACTGTTTTCAGATGTCTGAATACAAACCATCACAACTACACAGCAGGATGGAAGACACTAAACAGATAGAATTATTTGCTATGATGGAATTTGAAAGAATCATTTGCATAAGAACTATGTTACgttttatattttttcatgttCAGAGAGATCTACATTGGAGAGACAGGATATATATTGGTTTGTTGTCAAGGTATTATTAATTGTACATCtctaacatcatcatcatttcactGGTTCAACATGTGGTATGTTGACACAATGCTATTAAGTCTAGACCAGATATGAGTAAAAGATTGCatgcatgtacaacatgtacattgtacatctgataggcatttttttaaatgggaaGGCCTCCTTGCCTGGAACACTGGTCAATCTTGTGAGGTCTTTCTTTTTgatctactactagtactagacaATAATTCACTTAATGATAATCTTCTTTGCTtcagaaaatatatcaaaggcTATATGCCTGTCAGAATGCCTTTTACAATGTAGATAGAAATCGATGTAAAAGCATGTGCTTAAGCCTGAGACATAGAAGAAATGctgaatatatatatgtgcCACATTCACCACACCAAGACAGCCACAAAAGCTTGGAGGGAGCAAGGAGCAAGACCATGATTTGTATGCAAAATGTCAGctaatgtatatgttatacagATATACCTCTGTTATTTTTGGGACAACCAAGATCATGACATTCTGCTGTCATATCACATTAAAGTTGCTGTGCTTAGGACAGGGGTAACATGTCTGCCCATGGTGTCATCAAATGTCTGCTTTTTAAGACCTTTCATGAACATCATTACTTAATGTTTCAAAGGTCATCCCGTGTCCTAAATCCCCAGACATATTCCAATGTATGTATTTCCTGACACCTGTATATAGGACATTCCTTTTCGACAGAAAATAAGTGCGTGATTGATTGCACGGATGTGACTGGGCCAGTGGATCTGGCCTTGAGACTTGCAGCTcagatacatgtgtgtgtaggAAGATAGGTGTCATTTGAACTTGAAAATCCGTCTTGTGTGCATGAGGCATGTTTATGACGTAGAACCAGAATAGTAAACATGTGATAAGATTCAATGTGTTGGCCCAAGAGGAGTGGTGCTGTGTGATACATTTGATGTGTAAATTTCAAGTCAAGCCAGGGTGAAGAGAAAGGTCCTGGTGTTTTCCCATGTGGAACCATCAAGTCCAACCTCAAAACATGTCATTTTGTTaggcatacatttgtacatgtatactagtattcgAAAGCTGAAAAGGGTAACTGAATAAGAGTACAAACTTGACTATGTTTCTTATAGTCAATCCACagatttactgtaaaaaaaggaTGTGATTGGTCAAATTCTGATGAGTGATTCTGTCTTACAtaacaatgtcatgtaaagGACACCAGGTTTCCCACTCAGTCATGAAGTCCCTTTCAGAGTTGAAAATAGATGGTGCCACAAGGAATTGTCTCCCAGGGACTGATGAGAAAAGTTCAGCAATTCGTAAAGTTCTCCCCATTTAACAGAAAATTAATTGCCTACCTAGTCCAGTTTTTACTGCTGTCAAATTTCACCCAAGTGTATAGTTTAAAGGCTACCTGGGTTGATGTTCCCAGGGTTGAATCACCTGGAATCATAAAACAGTAACTTTCTAATTTCCTCCACGAAAAATTGATGCATACTGGTAGTTTTGggctctgtgtgtgtctgtttttttgtgtctgtgtactgcagcagaactttcgtttttttaatcttttgtcCTGAACATACTtcggtcttgattttttggtggcagagtGCTTTTGAAGAGTACCGcacctacatttttgtaccacaAGTGGTTGTGGTGTTGATATTTTCTTATTACTTTTACCAAGATGTTTCCTTTGTGCTGCTTGGCAGGAATGTTATACTTGTGATGTAATGTGAtgaaaactctaaatatttcatggaggtatgatgtGTCGGAACTCTTGTTAGTACATGATTGTGCACTCTGGGATTCAGTAAGTGGTACCTCTTTCATGACCACACAGTCATGTAATTCAAATCACTAAAACTTACATTTGAAGgctctacatgtaggtacacttTGATACTGAGGACCTCTTTGCTTTCCAGGAATCCCCCCCAAGAGAGCTGTAAGGTCATAAATGCACTGAAGGTTATGCTATTATGCAGGTTTGACTTTTTGAAGAAGATAAATGTTGGCTCCCATGTGTGTAAGATAATATGTAATGAGGGCCATTTTTTTGCTATGTAGAAACAACTTTTCATTGGAATCATGAATCGATATAAGATATTGACAACCAATGTTTCAAATCTGtttatgataataaaaaaaaattcacttaaCATCCATGACTTCTCTTAAGGGTGCAACCCAGAATTTCATTTGCACATATCTCTGGCCATCCAAAGAACCAAAATAGCCTGTGTGTGGCACATTATTTGTAACCATGAAACATAATGTCTTTTATGTAATGACCCTCTTCTCATCACCTTGCATGGCCCCAAGATGGAAGCAGGATCACATGCTCTGCAGTTCACAATATTTGCTCTCTTGATGCAGTCATGGATATCGACCAAAACCAACCTGTACGTGTTGCATAAAGTCGTTTTCAGGTCAATGGCAATTTGATATCGGTTACAGTGAAAGTCAGTCTGCTACGCTTTGATAGAAATTGAGACTTTTGACTGTACAattaaaatacaatgtatgtcatcTGTGTGAAATACGTTTTGTGATATCAGCTGTACCTGTATGTAGGGACTGTTGGAATTCCCATTGGAATGAAGGTAGAAAATATAATGATGTATTCAGGTTGGTAATGTTGAGCATGTTGTAAATACTATTCAGTGGTAAAGGCAAAAGATTTGTTTAATAGAATCGATAGTAGCaatgttatcatcattatagATAAAAAGAATTACTGGTATGTATAAAATTATTGACATGGCTGATGTTGCCAACCTTAATCTTCAGATCTGATGTAAAGTAATGATTAGTGGGAAATGATGATTGATGTTTCATAGTGTGACAAGTGGGCGGTCAGCATCACTGTTAAATTGACATGGCAGCAAAGTGTAAAAAAACGTCAATTACAATGTTAGTGTTACCTTTCACTTTCCTTTGATGGAAGCTTGTCTGAAGGGAGTCAAAATCTAGATATACCTTTTGTGGTATTTTTGTTCAGTTGTCTCATTCAATTCAAATACTCTCGTTTCCTGTTCCCGTTCCCATTCATACCCATTCCCAAAGGAATCGgtaaattgaagaaaatttACCGATTCCTTTTTACTGGTGGAATAATCATCACAGGAAATATATTGTAGTAAAGTGAAGACAACATGCTGTGTTGTGTGATATTCTATTTATGTCAAACCCGGCCGGGcaaacacaaattttaactgGAAAtgggccagaagttgagaaatattgtttttcccaaacaaaaaattgtaagaatATGCATTCCAATGTTTGAACTTATGCATTTGATCCGACCTTAGGGTTCTACAAGAGCTGTAGTGCACATCAGGTATAAGCGTAAATAACGTTACAAAAGTTTGATAACCTTAACAACATTTCATGATGTTTATCTACACCTCATCACACATTGGAATTGTCAGTGAGACTGAGAGATGTTAACCCTATACGAATGTTCAGCAGCAGTTCTATGGAAACCTGGGTGTGTCGTGAAAGACAGACTGGTCCGGAACCAGGGATGACATAGATGAATGTGTCCATATTTTTACACCTTATGTATCAAATGTTTCTCTTAGCTGCATATGATGGCTTTTTGTTACCAGGTCTTCAGAACTTGTCTTGAAATATGAGGCAATTTAACTGATACTTTATTTGCAAAATTCTTTTATGCTGATCTCATTCATTTCTGCCACCTGATAGCTCTACTGAAGACATGATATACTGTGGCCAGGTTGTCTCGCCAAGCTTTATGCCGTGGTCATAACATGTTTGGCAGCTCATTTTAGTAACTTCCAATTAGGTTTACCTAACAGGCTTGTAGATCAAGTTCAACTCCTTTTTGGTGATGTTAAACCCCCAGACGTGGAGTAATGAAAGTGCTTACTATTTGAATTGAAACGTCCACGCAAAGGGAAGTTGGAAACGGAGATAAGACTGCAAATCAAGATTGGCCATTTAGTTATAGTTCCTGTAATGAAGTGTGTTCAATAAGTATATGTTAAGCTAGGAAGCCGCCAGACCATGGGAAGAAACTATGCATCAAGGATTAGTCTGTGAGAA contains these protein-coding regions:
- the LOC136430904 gene encoding potassium voltage-gated channel protein Shal-like encodes the protein MAATAASWTSSRRKSSVNLGLIFSRPERPKFVSHTGEKKVIFNVSGQKFKTWQSHLNKFPSTLLGGDKKDNYLDEKNNEYFFDRDPEVFRIVLQFYQTGKLHYNRAICVTSYNEELAFWGILPDLLEECCFEDYEHEMHEQENRFQEKVLPAVQKPKTFREKIWLMFDRPQFTLLGPAIYYVVGICIVTSIFSSVLETVYGSLRDQLPLGEKYALIFTAIESACIVIFTLEYMLRLFSAPNRCQFVTSLMSVVDVLAMVPYYIGLFVVQIGTGKSLMTLRVFRVFRIFKCQWYSRGLRILVHTLRRCYGELTFLLFALFMGVVVSSTMMYYAERDEPNSVFTSVPRSFWYSIVTMTTLGYGDMVPNTIQGKVIAGVCALSGVLLITLPTTVVVSNFNAIYRSHKLSKSLKKHQQAKVKMLKPRRPHNRLPIESPLSDDDDEETKSCECRHIFCCCLSGACCIRRSGYRATKGTTASISNEEQERRFKCLRWLLCCCNDELCSERGFINLECSYNNVPCWRATFPPQPKPPPYTRREHVQYYRTMIDHHRQRCAVSYVEQEMEEMEKLSDDQSDEANIETVHVFR